From Bacillus basilensis, a single genomic window includes:
- a CDS encoding DMT family transporter produces MNTEKFFTHPIGVFIAAIVATFLWGSAFPFIKLSYAELGIQPQEVGEQILFAGYRFFLSGVMLLFFFKALGKDMSFKKGTGKQLVQIGLFQTFLQYICFYIGMSYSSGIEGAIISGTSSFFQILLAHFLYKDDALNMRKVIGVSIGFCGVILVNVPSDGSLSFHFGIGSLLLLSAAMLYSYGNILAKEGSKTLDIGYMTAYQMIFGSIGLLCIGALQVGVMPFTFSVHAILMLIYLSFLSAAGFCIWNTIMKYNKVGKVSMYMFFIPVFGVLLSSMILGEAIHSFVLFGLACVAAGIIVVNRTPAKQKMEQEKQVA; encoded by the coding sequence GTGAATACAGAGAAATTTTTTACCCATCCGATTGGCGTGTTTATTGCTGCGATAGTAGCGACTTTTTTATGGGGGAGCGCATTCCCTTTTATTAAATTAAGTTATGCTGAACTTGGAATTCAGCCACAAGAAGTTGGGGAGCAAATATTATTTGCTGGCTATCGTTTCTTTTTATCTGGAGTAATGCTCTTATTCTTCTTTAAAGCGTTAGGAAAAGATATGAGCTTCAAAAAAGGAACGGGGAAGCAGTTAGTACAGATTGGTTTATTTCAAACATTTCTTCAATATATATGTTTTTATATTGGAATGAGCTATAGTTCTGGTATTGAAGGAGCTATCATTTCAGGAACATCATCATTCTTTCAAATTTTACTCGCGCATTTTTTATATAAAGATGATGCTCTTAATATGAGAAAAGTAATTGGGGTTTCTATCGGCTTCTGTGGTGTCATTTTAGTAAATGTACCGAGTGATGGTAGTTTGTCATTCCATTTCGGAATCGGTAGCTTATTACTTCTTAGTGCAGCAATGTTGTATTCATATGGAAACATATTGGCGAAAGAAGGTAGTAAAACATTAGATATTGGCTATATGACGGCATACCAAATGATATTTGGTTCTATCGGGCTATTATGTATAGGGGCGCTGCAAGTTGGAGTCATGCCATTTACATTTAGTGTACATGCAATACTTATGCTTATCTATTTATCTTTCTTATCCGCAGCAGGATTTTGCATTTGGAATACAATTATGAAATACAACAAGGTTGGAAAAGTATCAATGTATATGTTCTTTATACCTGTATTTGGTGTGTTGTTATCGAGCATGATTTTAGGAGAAGCAATTCATTCGTTTGTATTATTCGGTTTAGCATGTGTAGCCGCGGGAATTATTGTGGTGAATCGGACACCAGCTAAGCAGAAAATGGAGCAAGAAAAACAAGTAGCATAG
- a CDS encoding lysoplasmalogenase, which yields MNLLYMVLIGQIILFFIGAIYAIGQTKKTRNNMPLPLAVRLILSFSLTASAIWIWLQDPSVEYSTWVALGMTLSTVGDLFMAGLIPIGHRLIGGMITFALAHCFYVKAFLQTGISWNGFWIGLLVYGLFLIIGWFFFIRNDKQDKLFTIGALIYGLWVGGMACFAFALYYENTGIWWIPAFGGLLFVISDFIIGVTDIGGRKLKYEPLWIWFTYVAAQMCIVYVGL from the coding sequence ATGAATCTACTTTATATGGTGTTAATTGGACAAATCATTCTTTTTTTTATTGGTGCAATATACGCAATAGGACAGACAAAAAAAACAAGAAATAATATGCCGTTACCTTTAGCGGTGCGTCTTATTCTTAGTTTTTCTTTAACAGCAAGTGCAATTTGGATATGGTTACAAGATCCATCAGTAGAGTATAGTACGTGGGTTGCACTAGGTATGACGTTATCAACTGTAGGAGATTTATTTATGGCAGGTTTGATTCCAATTGGTCACAGATTAATTGGAGGGATGATTACTTTCGCTCTTGCGCATTGTTTTTATGTAAAAGCATTTTTGCAAACAGGCATTTCATGGAATGGTTTTTGGATTGGTTTACTCGTATACGGACTCTTTCTCATTATAGGGTGGTTCTTTTTTATCCGAAATGATAAACAAGATAAATTGTTTACGATAGGAGCTCTAATTTACGGATTGTGGGTTGGAGGAATGGCTTGCTTTGCATTCGCCTTATACTACGAGAATACAGGAATTTGGTGGATACCAGCTTTTGGTGGTTTACTATTTGTGATTTCTGATTTTATTATAGGCGTGACAGATATTGGAGGGCGCAAATTAAAGTATGAACCACTTTGGATTTGGTTTACATATGTAGCGGCTCAAATGTGTATTGTATATGTGGGATTATAA
- the lepB gene encoding signal peptidase I: protein MMQKKKRWREFFGTIAIACLVVFLAKIFVFFPTTVKGASMRPTLQDGDKVIVNKLAKQFESYEREDIIVVKTDNFYVKRVIGLPGDVIEVRNDQLYVNHEVIEEAYLYSNKKQAEKKLMNLTEDFGPITVPKNKIFVMGDNRLISRDSRNGLGLIDKADVLGELAAIYYPFEHMKIMN from the coding sequence ATGATGCAAAAGAAAAAACGTTGGCGCGAATTCTTTGGAACAATTGCAATTGCATGTTTAGTGGTATTTTTGGCGAAAATTTTTGTGTTTTTTCCTACGACTGTAAAAGGAGCATCTATGAGGCCAACGCTACAAGATGGGGATAAGGTGATTGTTAATAAGTTGGCAAAGCAATTTGAAAGTTATGAGAGAGAAGACATTATTGTTGTGAAGACGGATAATTTTTATGTAAAAAGGGTTATTGGTTTGCCTGGCGATGTCATTGAGGTGAGAAATGATCAATTATATGTGAATCATGAAGTGATAGAGGAAGCGTATTTGTATAGTAATAAAAAACAAGCTGAAAAAAAACTTATGAATTTAACAGAGGACTTTGGACCAATTACAGTTCCTAAAAATAAGATTTTTGTTATGGGAGATAATCGCTTAATAAGCAGAGATAGTAGAAATGGTTTAGGACTTATTGATAAAGCGGATGTATTAGGAGAATTAGCAGCAATTTATTATCCATTTGAACATATGAAAATAATGAATTAA
- a CDS encoding lipopolysaccharide assembly protein LapB, with protein MTIENQFIQKVYYKTFLTEETSTPVSEVLGEAYINESTNEFSNISNIRFAQGEFYYQNKDFEAAIFKWEKVNNELSLWATKNIADSYFELGFLPKAEEIYQSIQTEDTTLTMEVSLQLLSLYIEQDRLGLAFKTISEAVAFQPDYPNITAIARSFYEKQEDWNNAIELAVQEGIRTKSLHWFDTLINYVNQGFTKQSKPEYFYESLKALYAIDQVQFKELVIALWNSYQNEKLHLPWIQTINHLFLHIETDNNDDWHEIVERYQETYFELITGEHFMHEMQGLVPDLLTNWFSLTKAKDALFVSAAVLAWNEVSPTTLESLLVKSAGALLSNSTAETNVNMETVSHLFETIAVWAEKNDVDLSHQFTLLVHELCDLNVTQLLIAGTSDHDKSSFINSILGENILTETVTTPILFKDDSQTEITEFTALDVHKIPNFDEFHQIMATPSESELEKKCIEIKLPSRFLRKNKFAFLVTPSVQGQVDKNSPYFEYLQAADSLIYVLNSASPLHREELDTLLYLREQVPNLQIHFVLHTNNTTNNEKLISKIKVHFPNAQFFPYSPSQESSQQLGDVTESILSNLAGRDMEQERIEKLIWFTQKTIAYLVNERVELENTLVKSVRWNKHISVKLNGFINNLTALEKDKIRSITESYLLTKEEITRDIHSQIPELLQSCSDLVQEDSDFKLVHEELNTAMNERIQKHVQQVLLPKFTGFIQEWIETAHNEFIQAQSYLDEMSETFNKLYKEERMKLPCDFKLLDDWHRDVVRMTNRITVSNINILLRFTPTQFFLKSAGKLFGNMQKNQSMLANKYKQYIETEDYTEIAQMISKQFFLQFEVFEGALERDIMMFFKDPLSILKQNVEAAQLEIEEDEQTLATLRSNPETYHDPLAFFKLQLLQHKFVLSTNRNNEDVYEFNESPTI; from the coding sequence ATGACCATTGAAAATCAATTTATCCAAAAGGTTTACTATAAAACATTTTTAACAGAAGAAACTTCTACTCCAGTATCGGAAGTACTCGGTGAAGCATATATAAATGAATCTACAAATGAATTCTCCAATATTTCTAATATCCGCTTTGCTCAAGGTGAATTTTATTACCAAAATAAAGACTTTGAAGCAGCGATATTTAAATGGGAGAAAGTAAATAACGAACTTTCACTTTGGGCAACCAAAAATATTGCAGATTCTTATTTTGAACTAGGCTTCTTACCAAAAGCAGAAGAAATTTATCAATCTATCCAAACTGAAGATACAACTCTTACAATGGAAGTTTCCTTACAACTTCTTTCTCTTTACATCGAACAAGATCGTTTAGGTCTCGCCTTTAAGACAATTAGTGAGGCTGTTGCATTTCAACCTGACTATCCAAACATTACTGCAATTGCTCGCTCATTCTATGAAAAACAAGAAGATTGGAATAACGCTATTGAACTTGCCGTTCAAGAAGGAATTCGAACAAAATCATTACACTGGTTCGATACTCTAATCAATTATGTAAATCAAGGATTTACGAAACAAAGTAAACCAGAATATTTCTATGAATCTTTAAAAGCTTTATATGCAATTGATCAAGTCCAATTTAAAGAACTTGTTATTGCTCTTTGGAACAGCTATCAAAATGAAAAATTACATCTACCTTGGATTCAAACAATAAATCATTTATTCTTGCATATTGAGACAGACAACAATGACGATTGGCATGAAATTGTTGAACGCTATCAAGAGACGTACTTTGAATTAATTACTGGTGAGCATTTCATGCATGAAATGCAGGGACTTGTACCCGATCTATTAACAAATTGGTTTAGTTTAACGAAAGCAAAAGATGCCCTATTTGTATCTGCTGCAGTATTAGCGTGGAATGAAGTTTCACCTACAACTTTAGAGTCATTACTCGTAAAAAGTGCGGGAGCCCTACTCTCTAATTCAACAGCTGAAACAAATGTAAATATGGAAACCGTTTCTCATTTATTCGAAACAATTGCTGTATGGGCTGAAAAAAACGATGTGGATTTAAGTCATCAATTTACGTTACTCGTTCATGAACTATGTGATTTAAATGTTACACAATTACTAATAGCGGGAACTAGTGACCATGATAAATCATCATTCATCAATTCAATATTAGGAGAGAACATCTTAACTGAGACTGTAACAACTCCTATTCTATTTAAAGATGATAGCCAAACTGAAATAACAGAATTCACTGCGTTAGATGTACACAAGATACCGAACTTTGATGAATTCCATCAAATAATGGCTACACCTTCGGAGTCAGAACTTGAGAAAAAATGCATAGAAATTAAGTTACCAAGTAGATTTTTAAGAAAAAATAAATTTGCATTTCTTGTTACGCCATCTGTTCAAGGGCAAGTGGATAAAAACAGCCCATATTTTGAATACTTACAAGCAGCAGATAGCCTTATTTACGTATTAAATTCTGCTTCACCATTACATCGGGAAGAGCTTGATACATTACTTTATTTACGTGAACAAGTGCCAAATTTACAAATTCATTTCGTATTACACACAAATAATACGACCAATAATGAAAAGTTAATAAGTAAGATTAAAGTCCATTTCCCAAATGCACAGTTCTTCCCATACTCTCCTTCACAAGAGAGTAGCCAGCAACTTGGGGACGTGACAGAGTCTATTCTTTCTAATCTAGCTGGACGCGATATGGAACAAGAACGTATAGAAAAACTAATATGGTTTACTCAAAAGACAATCGCATACCTTGTAAATGAACGTGTGGAATTAGAAAATACATTAGTGAAATCAGTACGATGGAATAAGCATATCTCAGTGAAACTAAATGGATTTATTAACAATCTTACTGCTCTTGAAAAAGATAAAATTCGTTCTATTACAGAATCTTATCTTTTAACGAAAGAAGAAATTACACGAGATATCCATTCTCAAATTCCCGAATTATTACAGAGCTGTTCTGACCTTGTTCAAGAAGATAGTGATTTCAAATTAGTTCATGAAGAATTAAATACTGCAATGAACGAACGAATTCAAAAACATGTACAGCAAGTGCTTCTTCCTAAATTTACTGGGTTTATTCAAGAGTGGATTGAAACAGCACATAATGAATTTATTCAAGCTCAATCTTATTTAGATGAAATGAGTGAAACGTTTAATAAATTATATAAAGAAGAACGCATGAAACTTCCTTGCGATTTCAAATTATTAGATGATTGGCATCGAGATGTTGTACGCATGACAAATAGAATTACAGTATCGAACATCAATATTTTATTACGCTTTACACCGACACAATTTTTCTTAAAGAGTGCGGGAAAACTATTTGGTAACATGCAAAAAAATCAATCTATGCTCGCAAACAAATATAAACAATATATTGAAACGGAAGATTATACGGAAATTGCTCAAATGATTTCAAAACAATTCTTCCTTCAATTTGAAGTATTTGAAGGCGCATTAGAACGAGATATCATGATGTTCTTTAAAGATCCACTTAGCATATTGAAACAAAATGTAGAAGCAGCTCAACTTGAAATAGAGGAAGACGAACAAACGTTAGCAACGTTAAGAAGCAACCCAGAAACTTATCACGATCCGTTAGCATTCTTTAAACTGCAACTATTGCAGCACAAATTCGTTTTAAGTACGAACAGAAACAATGAAGACGTCTATGAATTTAATGAATCTCCTACGATTTAA
- a CDS encoding DedA family protein: MEQHIGELIAHYGYFGIIIALAGGIVGLPIPDEFLLTFVGYNVSKGVMSGTAAFLSGMAGAMLGITLSYILGLKLGLPVLKKYGPKIRIKEHHIEKTHILFEKYGPFLLMIGYFIPGVRHLTAYFAGMSNLTLWRFCLYAYGGALIWISVFIGLGWKLGEKWRFVEYSLHHYGIWIISISVVVTCIVWFYIKKKKNRE; encoded by the coding sequence ATGGAACAACATATTGGCGAGTTAATCGCACATTATGGGTATTTTGGAATTATAATAGCTTTGGCCGGTGGGATTGTTGGATTACCGATACCAGATGAGTTTTTATTGACCTTTGTTGGTTATAACGTTTCAAAAGGAGTTATGTCAGGAACTGCTGCGTTTTTAAGTGGGATGGCTGGTGCAATGTTAGGCATTACATTAAGCTATATATTAGGTTTGAAACTTGGACTCCCTGTTTTAAAAAAATATGGGCCGAAAATTAGAATTAAGGAACATCACATTGAAAAAACACATATTTTATTTGAAAAATATGGCCCATTTCTTTTAATGATTGGTTACTTTATCCCGGGAGTGCGTCATTTAACAGCATATTTTGCTGGGATGTCAAATTTAACGCTTTGGCGTTTTTGTTTGTACGCTTACGGTGGTGCGCTTATTTGGATAAGTGTTTTTATTGGACTTGGCTGGAAGTTGGGAGAGAAGTGGCGTTTCGTTGAGTATAGTTTACATCATTATGGCATATGGATTATATCCATTTCAGTAGTTGTTACATGTATTGTATGGTTTTACATAAAGAAAAAGAAAAACCGCGAGTAG
- a CDS encoding EamA family transporter — protein MSSWLLFALLSAIAAALVSIFGKIGLDGIDANVATTVRSIIMALFMVGVIIIQGKFQNIGDVLLNKKALLFITLSGVAGASSWLFYFLALKTGKVSQVAPVDKLSVVFSIILAMIILGEKLNFMTGIGVVFITAGVLFIAFS, from the coding sequence ATGAGTTCATGGCTCTTATTTGCACTATTATCAGCAATTGCTGCTGCCCTTGTATCTATTTTCGGTAAGATTGGTTTAGATGGAATCGATGCCAATGTTGCTACGACGGTTCGTTCTATTATTATGGCATTATTTATGGTAGGCGTTATTATTATACAAGGTAAATTTCAAAATATTGGCGACGTACTACTAAATAAAAAAGCACTGCTCTTTATCACATTAAGCGGGGTTGCTGGTGCTTCGTCATGGCTATTTTATTTTCTTGCCCTCAAAACAGGGAAAGTTTCACAAGTGGCTCCTGTCGATAAACTAAGCGTCGTATTTTCTATCATTCTCGCTATGATTATACTCGGCGAAAAGTTAAACTTTATGACTGGTATTGGTGTTGTCTTTATTACAGCTGGTGTACTATTTATTGCTTTCAGCTAA
- a CDS encoding BH0509 family protein gives MKREERKNMIEFIEKKKGIERDELLFMTDDEVEHIYNVTYFLYEEIAE, from the coding sequence ATGAAAAGAGAAGAACGCAAAAATATGATTGAGTTTATCGAAAAGAAAAAAGGGATTGAGCGTGACGAATTATTGTTTATGACAGACGATGAAGTAGAACATATTTATAATGTAACGTACTTTTTATATGAGGAAATTGCAGAGTAG
- a CDS encoding pyridoxamine 5'-phosphate oxidase family protein, with translation MHLKEKIATIIQGQRTGVLSTVRNDKPHSAFMMFFHEDFVLYVATDRQSKKITDIENNPNVHVLLGREGKKLDEDYIEVEGLASIEEDSTLKNKFWNNSLKRWLLGPEDPNYVLIKINPDTIYYIDGAGTTEPEFLRL, from the coding sequence ATGCACTTAAAAGAAAAAATCGCAACAATTATTCAAGGACAAAGAACTGGTGTATTATCAACTGTACGTAACGATAAGCCGCACAGTGCCTTTATGATGTTTTTCCACGAAGATTTTGTACTATATGTTGCAACAGATCGACAATCAAAAAAGATAACAGATATCGAAAACAACCCAAATGTCCATGTACTACTTGGACGAGAAGGAAAAAAATTAGATGAAGATTATATTGAAGTTGAAGGCTTAGCTTCAATCGAGGAAGACTCCACATTAAAAAATAAGTTTTGGAATAATAGCTTAAAACGTTGGTTACTCGGTCCTGAAGACCCTAATTACGTATTAATAAAAATCAATCCTGACACAATTTATTACATCGATGGTGCCGGTACGACGGAGCCCGAGTTTTTACGACTATAA
- the cax gene encoding calcium/proton exchanger, with amino-acid sequence MFNKIFLIVALIGVPLSVLGKTFHWPQTIMFAVYCITIIALAGFMGRATESLAIVSGPRIGGLLNATFGNAVELIISIFALQAGLIEVVLASLTGSVLGNLLLVGGLSFFVGGLKYKRQSFNVYDARHNSALLIFAVVVAFVIPEIFSMKMDAGKTYQLSIGVSIIMIIMYLAALLFKLVTHRGVYQHKSDEVAHEEEPEWSKGKALLILAIATIAVAYVSEALVHTFETVAKSFGWSELFIGVIIVAIVGNAAEHASAIIMAYKNKVNIAVEIAVGSTLQIAMFVAPVLVLLSMFFANRMPLVFTIPELVSMITAVFLTIAISNDGDTNWFEGGTLLAAYVIMGIGFYLL; translated from the coding sequence ATGTTTAATAAAATATTTCTTATAGTAGCGCTTATAGGTGTACCACTGTCTGTACTTGGAAAAACATTTCATTGGCCCCAAACAATTATGTTCGCTGTGTATTGTATTACGATTATCGCGTTAGCTGGTTTTATGGGGAGAGCGACAGAAAGTTTGGCAATTGTCTCTGGACCTAGAATAGGCGGATTATTAAATGCTACTTTCGGTAATGCTGTTGAACTAATCATTTCGATTTTCGCACTTCAAGCGGGATTAATTGAAGTGGTATTAGCCTCTTTAACAGGATCTGTACTTGGAAATTTACTATTAGTAGGGGGACTATCTTTCTTTGTAGGAGGTCTTAAATACAAAAGACAAAGTTTTAATGTGTATGATGCAAGGCATAATTCAGCTTTATTAATATTTGCTGTTGTTGTAGCCTTTGTTATTCCAGAGATCTTTTCAATGAAGATGGACGCTGGAAAGACGTATCAATTAAGTATAGGTGTTTCTATTATTATGATCATTATGTACCTTGCTGCATTGCTATTTAAGTTAGTTACGCACCGCGGTGTATATCAACATAAAAGTGATGAAGTCGCTCATGAAGAAGAGCCAGAGTGGTCAAAAGGAAAAGCGTTACTCATTTTAGCGATAGCGACAATTGCGGTAGCTTATGTGTCAGAGGCGCTCGTGCATACATTTGAAACAGTCGCGAAATCATTTGGCTGGTCAGAACTATTTATAGGGGTTATTATCGTTGCGATTGTTGGAAATGCAGCGGAACATGCATCTGCAATTATTATGGCTTATAAAAATAAAGTAAATATTGCAGTCGAAATTGCAGTAGGTTCTACATTACAAATTGCCATGTTTGTTGCTCCTGTATTAGTACTGTTATCCATGTTTTTTGCAAATAGGATGCCTTTAGTATTTACCATACCAGAACTTGTTTCTATGATTACAGCTGTTTTCTTAACGATTGCGATTTCAAATGATGGTGATACAAACTGGTTTGAAGGAGGCACTTTATTAGCGGCGTATGTCATTATGGGAATTGGTTTTTATTTATTATGA
- a CDS encoding YfkD famly protein: MKRVYSICLSTMVSFILLFPNMSFAKTTVETKMPSSVLNISKDNTFPNDAQDLPRLQPSKFAQELLKTANIKIENPDLIRMFNETTISNAPLAVGYRAKIYLGQWALNYESVDTSINWEYKQVNRNLYDNRGGDRLYPLRYKQETQKTVEGDLTADMKDATDVKKMMLLKALEKVQLPLSFKTTIGYGTGHERVYNISPSQLGYLYAYTPAVNEKGKVTFGEVYLVLKGNQKRLVVKNITSQGIGAAIPIHDHLFFKFISSSHSQ; this comes from the coding sequence GTGAAACGAGTATACAGCATATGTCTTTCAACTATGGTCTCGTTTATTCTATTATTTCCTAACATGAGTTTTGCAAAGACAACGGTAGAAACAAAAATGCCTTCATCTGTTTTAAATATTTCTAAAGACAATACGTTTCCAAATGATGCGCAAGATTTGCCGCGTTTACAGCCGAGTAAGTTTGCTCAAGAACTATTGAAAACAGCAAATATTAAAATTGAAAATCCAGACTTAATTCGAATGTTTAATGAAACGACCATTTCGAATGCGCCGCTTGCGGTAGGGTACCGAGCGAAAATTTATTTAGGTCAATGGGCTTTGAATTATGAATCGGTTGATACATCGATTAATTGGGAATATAAACAAGTAAATCGTAACTTATACGATAATCGCGGAGGAGATCGCCTATATCCGCTACGCTATAAACAAGAAACGCAGAAGACAGTTGAAGGCGATTTAACAGCGGATATGAAAGATGCTACAGATGTGAAAAAAATGATGCTTCTCAAAGCACTTGAAAAAGTACAATTACCGCTTTCGTTTAAAACGACCATTGGTTATGGTACTGGACATGAGCGAGTGTATAATATTAGTCCGAGTCAACTCGGATATTTATACGCTTATACACCAGCGGTAAATGAAAAAGGAAAAGTGACATTTGGAGAAGTATACCTTGTATTAAAGGGAAATCAAAAAAGACTTGTTGTGAAAAATATTACCTCTCAAGGAATTGGAGCGGCAATTCCAATTCATGATCATTTATTCTTTAAATTCATTTCTTCTTCTCACTCGCAATAA
- the yfkAB gene encoding radical SAM/CxCxxxxC motif protein YfkAB yields MTISQKMKPITPSYDPWEAYMDLEEYGKLLLTNVEFTTTTLCNMRCEHCAVGYTLQPKDPNPLPMDLLLKRLDEIPHLRSLSITGGEPMLSKKSVDNYVTPLLKYAHERGVRTQINSNLTIDLARYEQIIPYLDVLHISHNWGTIDDFVEGGFAMMERKPTYEQRAKLFERMITNSKALSDAGVLVSAETMLNKRTLPHIEHIHRQIVDEMGCKRHEVHPMYPSDFASNLEILTKAEIRDAIEHLLEIRDENVWMLFGTLPFYACSDDERDIVTFKKLQESKNVTVRNDPDGRSRLNVNIFDGNIIVTDFGDVPLLGNIQTNTLQEAYDKWSASKTAKSLSCHCPAVKCLGPNVLVKNSYYPTEDFLSKTANITL; encoded by the coding sequence ATGACGATATCACAAAAAATGAAGCCGATTACTCCTTCTTACGATCCATGGGAAGCGTATATGGACCTTGAAGAGTACGGCAAACTACTATTAACAAATGTTGAGTTTACAACGACGACGTTATGCAATATGCGCTGTGAGCATTGCGCTGTTGGTTACACGTTACAGCCGAAAGACCCGAATCCGCTTCCGATGGATCTTTTATTAAAACGATTAGATGAGATTCCTCATTTACGTTCTTTAAGTATTACTGGCGGAGAACCTATGCTTTCAAAAAAATCCGTCGACAACTATGTAACACCACTCTTAAAATATGCCCATGAACGAGGCGTTCGCACTCAAATCAACTCAAACTTAACTATAGATTTAGCACGTTACGAACAAATTATTCCTTATTTAGACGTATTGCATATATCTCATAACTGGGGAACAATTGATGACTTCGTTGAAGGTGGATTTGCAATGATGGAGCGTAAACCTACGTATGAACAACGTGCAAAGTTATTTGAACGAATGATTACAAATAGTAAAGCTCTATCAGATGCAGGTGTACTCGTATCAGCCGAAACGATGCTGAATAAACGAACTCTACCACACATTGAACATATTCATCGTCAAATCGTTGACGAAATGGGCTGTAAACGTCATGAAGTACATCCGATGTATCCGAGTGATTTTGCAAGCAATCTAGAAATTTTAACAAAAGCTGAAATTCGTGATGCAATTGAGCATTTACTAGAAATTCGCGATGAAAATGTTTGGATGTTATTTGGAACTTTACCTTTCTACGCTTGCAGTGATGACGAGCGAGACATCGTCACATTTAAGAAATTACAAGAGAGCAAAAATGTAACTGTTCGTAACGATCCGGATGGTCGTTCACGCTTAAATGTAAACATTTTTGATGGTAATATTATCGTAACTGATTTCGGTGACGTTCCCCTTCTAGGGAACATACAAACAAACACATTACAAGAAGCTTATGATAAATGGAGTGCTTCAAAAACAGCAAAATCATTAAGCTGTCACTGTCCTGCAGTAAAATGCCTTGGACCGAATGTTCTTGTAAAAAACAGCTACTATCCGACAGAAGATTTCTTATCAAAAACAGCAAACATTACATTATAA
- a CDS encoding SE1561 family protein, translating into MGKAIQDKDTQLVYLKERLNMFIEVIDTIEPEEVELEDVDRLLAMLDELELKCEQFKKDE; encoded by the coding sequence ATGGGAAAAGCAATTCAAGATAAAGATACACAATTAGTATATTTAAAAGAACGTTTAAATATGTTCATTGAAGTAATTGATACAATTGAACCTGAAGAAGTAGAGTTAGAAGATGTAGATCGTCTTCTTGCAATGCTAGATGAATTAGAATTAAAATGTGAGCAATTTAAAAAAGACGAATAA